The following proteins are co-located in the Pedobacter sp. FW305-3-2-15-E-R2A2 genome:
- a CDS encoding BatA domain-containing protein codes for MSLLYPIGLFALAGLVIPLIIHLWNVKQGKTLKIGSISLLGEAAPLSSRSYRIADWLLLLLRLLLIILLAFLLAEPYRWKNAEKGDQKGWLLMEKNTFPLVYRTQKKSIDSLLKAGYELRRFEIGFSKINLNDTLIKDSLNNTETVGYFSLLRQLNERLPAGFPVTLYADQQLNKLTGAFPEVGFNLQWKGIEKADTVRNWIAVSALKTYEASSSPSLTSYRSLDTSKAPPLISVLLFKGTDTEDGNYVMAALTAIADFTKRRIEVRTWNEQYNSDLKYDLGFWLSDQPVSVRFLKNINQAGRLFSYESGKTVTIRSLIDLQPGKTGNDAIVELNKRIVARTDLGESIWNDGFGRPVLSLEKEKSLQHYHFYSRLKPQWTTLIWSEQFVKALMPIVLGKEEASQRFGFETHPEDQRKSTGLLAQKQTSIPAATLGKEGETAPLNRFFWILALAIFLLERILSFNHKNKLVHG; via the coding sequence GTGTCATTACTTTATCCCATCGGTTTATTTGCACTTGCAGGATTGGTAATTCCCCTGATCATTCATTTATGGAATGTGAAACAGGGGAAAACGCTTAAAATTGGCAGCATTAGCCTATTGGGAGAAGCGGCTCCGCTAAGCTCCAGGAGTTACCGCATTGCAGATTGGTTGCTGCTGCTGTTGAGGTTGCTATTGATCATTTTACTTGCCTTTTTGCTGGCGGAACCCTATAGGTGGAAAAATGCAGAAAAAGGAGATCAGAAGGGTTGGCTGCTGATGGAGAAGAATACCTTTCCTTTGGTATACCGGACACAGAAAAAAAGCATAGACTCCCTTCTTAAAGCAGGCTATGAATTGCGCAGGTTTGAGATTGGATTTTCAAAAATAAACCTGAATGACACCTTAATAAAAGACAGTTTAAATAACACTGAAACAGTCGGTTATTTTTCTTTATTGAGGCAATTAAATGAACGCTTGCCAGCTGGATTTCCAGTCACACTCTACGCTGATCAGCAATTGAATAAGCTAACCGGAGCATTTCCGGAAGTTGGTTTCAATTTGCAATGGAAAGGGATTGAAAAAGCAGATACGGTTCGCAATTGGATTGCTGTTTCGGCCCTTAAAACTTATGAAGCAAGTTCCAGTCCATCTCTGACCAGTTATCGCAGTCTGGACACCAGCAAAGCACCGCCATTGATTTCGGTTTTGCTCTTTAAAGGGACAGATACTGAAGATGGAAACTATGTGATGGCGGCATTAACTGCTATCGCTGATTTTACGAAACGAAGAATAGAGGTAAGAACCTGGAATGAACAGTATAACAGCGACTTAAAATACGACCTTGGCTTTTGGCTTTCCGACCAACCTGTGTCGGTCCGCTTCCTTAAAAATATAAACCAGGCTGGACGGCTGTTCAGCTATGAAAGCGGAAAAACAGTTACAATTCGTTCCCTGATCGATCTGCAGCCCGGAAAAACAGGCAATGATGCGATCGTTGAATTGAATAAAAGGATCGTTGCCCGCACTGACCTGGGAGAAAGCATTTGGAATGATGGTTTCGGCAGGCCGGTACTTTCATTAGAAAAAGAAAAATCTCTTCAGCATTATCATTTTTACAGCAGACTGAAGCCACAATGGACAACATTGATTTGGAGCGAGCAGTTTGTAAAAGCCCTCATGCCCATTGTTCTTGGAAAGGAAGAAGCCAGTCAGCGCTTTGGTTTTGAAACACATCCGGAGGATCAGCGAAAGAGTACCGGACTGCTGGCTCAGAAGCAGACTTCAATTCCTGCTGCAACATTAGGAAAAGAGGGTGAAACAGCACCATTGAACCGTTTCTTCTGGATATTGGCACTGGCGATTTTCCTACTGGAAAGAATACTTTCTTTTAACCACAAAAATAAGTTAGTTCATGGTTGA
- a CDS encoding DUF58 domain-containing protein, with the protein MSRLLDPKVMMAIKALSLSAKTTIDGFMSGINKSTLKGPGLEFSQYRSYQPGDDLRSLDWKMFARSDRYYIRESEIETNISIRLLIDASASMNHQDGDFTKMDYARYLAASLAYLGNLQGDAIGLYVFQSGGIFSMLAKQDFQHLARLFYQLEQIKPEGIFTRPIHYKELYSGVQKRELLIFITDLYETNNEIFTLLDTLNTLRHEVVVFHLMSGNEIDLDFKGYTSFEDLESKKTIQIDQEKTRKTYRQKLEQYLESTRMKLLDRRIAYRMIRTDEPLDQALRDFLNQRNKLKV; encoded by the coding sequence ATGAGCAGGCTGCTGGACCCTAAAGTAATGATGGCAATCAAAGCCCTTTCCTTGTCGGCAAAAACGACAATTGATGGTTTTATGAGCGGTATCAACAAAAGTACATTGAAGGGGCCCGGACTGGAATTTAGTCAATATAGAAGCTACCAACCCGGAGATGATCTGCGCTCGCTGGACTGGAAAATGTTTGCCCGTTCAGACCGTTATTACATCAGGGAATCGGAAATAGAAACCAATATCTCTATCCGCCTGTTGATTGACGCAAGTGCCTCGATGAACCATCAGGATGGAGATTTCACCAAAATGGATTATGCCCGTTACCTGGCGGCTTCTCTGGCTTATCTCGGGAATTTACAGGGTGACGCAATCGGTTTATATGTGTTCCAATCCGGCGGAATATTCTCTATGCTCGCGAAACAGGATTTTCAGCACCTGGCAAGACTATTCTATCAGCTGGAACAGATTAAACCGGAAGGGATTTTTACCAGGCCGATCCATTATAAAGAGCTATACTCGGGCGTACAAAAGCGGGAGCTGCTGATCTTTATCACAGACCTTTATGAAACCAATAATGAGATTTTCACCCTGCTGGATACCCTGAACACCCTCCGGCATGAAGTGGTTGTTTTTCATTTGATGTCCGGGAATGAGATCGACCTTGATTTTAAAGGTTATACTTCTTTTGAAGACCTGGAGAGCAAAAAGACCATTCAGATAGATCAGGAGAAAACAAGAAAAACGTATCGGCAAAAGCTGGAACAATACCTGGAAAGTACCCGGATGAAATTACTCGACAGGAGGATCGCTTACCGGATGATCAGAACCGATGAGCCTCTTGATCAGGCTTTGAGGGATTTTTTAAATCAAAGAAACAAATTAAAGGTCTAG